In Candida dubliniensis CD36 chromosome 6, complete sequence, the following are encoded in one genomic region:
- a CDS encoding alpha-1,2-mannosyltransferase, putative (Similar to S. cerevisiae ALG11;~In S. cerevisiae: alpha-1,2-mannosyltransferase, catalyzes sequential addition of the two terminal alpha 1,2-mannose residues to the Man5GlcNAc2-PP-dolichol intermediate during asparagine-linked glycosylation in the ER) produces MYLILFVILVVYVPYKLITTVWPHHLLIPSQNWREKISHVVKYPKPIYLKVGTKRSSYRRRLILASENPAFYTNFVNNKLKIDPNDCKNGDEFLNEMSRRDIDDPQRRIIYGFFHPYANNGGGGERVLWQAVKATLLADDRNICAIYTTNIEAEPLAILNKAETKFQIDGLDRSRVVFIYLRRFNNLIDGNYWKHFTLIGQLFGGIVLSLEAMYELSPDIWIDTMGLPSSYLLVSLSLKIPILAYTHFPILQEDMFGKLKFQKLKDLTKFNFIKFSDYFSLGKFFYWSVLYYFYVYLGSKIDIALANGSWTFNHLSKIWVFNTAFGNVLDVLYPPCGTEFLIKEANLNKPRSNKLLYLAQFRPEKRHDLLLKEYSSFLSNNFPNVTEVPSAIPTLVFAGSCRTADDTATLKSLQEQVAKLDLLRFVEFRIDISYDEVVELLSTCKFGLNAMWNEHFGIGVVEYMARGCIPIVHASAGPLLDMIGRNDQEEESLTNWKTEAGFFFKSYDDPDLDPKFQENTETGYITFELFDTLIQYPTFETLLKELYVNDPALIEDSKLIKMRQIDQTRVAEKFSNKAFNKKWIEYINDLNSLEKQYREEKRTKVEKVY; encoded by the coding sequence AtgtatttgatattatttgTGATACTAGTAGTATATGTTCCATACAAACTCATAACAACGGTATGGCCAcatcatttattaattccTAGTCAAAACTGGAGGGAGAAAATATCACACGTTGTTAAATACCCTAAAccaatttatttgaaagTTGGAACTAAACGATCAAGTTATCGTCGTAGATTGATTTTAGCTAGTGAGAATCCTGCCTTTTATACcaattttgtaaataataaattgaaaatagatCCCAATGATTGCAAGAATGGAGATGAATTTCTTAATGAAATGAGTAGAAGGGATATTGACGATCCACAACGTCGTATAATTTATGGATTTTTCCATCCATATGCtaataatggtggtggtggagaaAGAGTATTATGGCAGGCTGTTAAGGCAACATTATTGGCTGATGATAGGAATATTTGTGCCATATACACCACTAACATTGAAGCAGAACCATTAGCTATTTTGAACAAAGCAGAAaccaaatttcaaattgatgGATTAGATCGTTCAAGAgttgttttcatttatttaagAAGGTTTAACAATTTGATAGATGGGAACTATTGGAAACATTTTACATTAATTGGACAATTATTTGGAGGGATAGTATTAAGTCTTGAAGCCATGTATGAATTGTCTCCAGATATATGGATTGATACCATGGGTTTACCAAGTAGTTATTTGCTTGTTTCGCTTTCTTTGAAAATACCAATTCTTGCATACACTCATTTCCCAATATTACAAGAAGATATGTTTggtaaattgaaattccaGAAACTAAAAGATTTGACAaagtttaattttattaaatttagtgattatttttcattagggaaatttttttattggtCGGTATTATACTATTTTTATGTTTACTTAGGTTccaaaattgatattgCTTTAGCAAATGGAAGTTGGACATTTAATCATTTATCCAAAATTTGGGTTTTTAATACTGCTTTTGGTAATGTTTTGGATGTATTATATCCTCCATGTGGCACCGAATTTTTAATCAAAGAAGCTAATTTAAACAAACCCAGATCTAACAAATTGTTGTATTTGGCTCAATTCCGTCCTGAAAAACGTCAtgatttattgttgaaagaATATTCCAGTTTTTTGTCGAATAATTTCCCCAATGTGACAGAAGTCCCCAGTGCAATTCCAACTTTAGTATTTGCCGGATCATGTCGAACTGCTGATGATACTGCAACTTTGAAATCTTTGCAGGAACAAGTTGCCAAATTAGACTTGTTACGATTTGTCGAATTTAGAATAGATATATCTTATGATGAAGTggttgaattattatccaCTTGCAAATTTGGTCTTAATGCAATGTGGAACGAACATTTTGGTATTGGAGTGGTCGAATATATGGCAAGAGGATGTATCCCCATAGTTCATGCTTCAGCTGGTCCATTATTAGATATGATAGGAAGAAATgatcaagaagaagaaagttTAACCAATTGGAAAACTGAAGCtggatttttctttaaaagtTATGATGATCCAGATCTCGATCCAAAATTTCAAGAAAATACTGAAACAGGTTACATTacttttgaattatttgacACACTTATTCAATATCCTACATTTGAGacattattaaaagaattatatGTCAATGACCCTGCTCTTATTGAAGATTCAAAGTTAATTAAAATGAGACAAATAGATCAAACTCGAGTCGCAGAaaagttttcaaacaaAGCTTTCAATAAGAAATGGATTGAATAcatcaatgatttgaattctttAGAAAAGCAATACAGAGAAGAGAAAAGAACTAAAGTGGAAAAAGTGTATTGA
- a CDS encoding transcription factor, putative (Similar to S. cerevisiae STB1;~In S. cerevisiae: protein with a role in regulation of MBF-specific transcription at Start, phosphorylated by Cln-Cdc28p kinases in vitro; unphosphorylated form binds Swi6p and binding is required for Stb1p function; expression is cell-cycle regulated;~similarity with S. cerevisiae STP1 is weak) yields the protein MSATVINNGQAKAKTPLKKEELEQIARQLKKKLSKASITAKQSLSPTNIKTSTIILPKSSPLKSYIMKNNSNEQSPTNNINNLSSSPINLYSPNGKSPTHIRTPAAAFLSCSPLKNVAHADTSAADDMMLDSPTKRRKTSPRKMVLREITPEKPKTESTLKPSLELTSTPTKKPESQSQSQSQSPPKDQATTPTMAKRELSSQSSSSQNALLKTPKQNSNGNGYNDAEGADLLMYLATSPSPARPYLSNTPRGINKPLPSISQSSQPSQTSTSTANASSSAGSGSGAGAGSGANSGASASTSSSASAFLAPPPPVTPKRVINSHSTRTPQNRLTPFFNTLNANGLPSQGLALTPTSFNMNDYVTFFTPSPGGAFNKNLLKTPDFHNSLSKK from the coding sequence ATGTCAGCAACGGTAATTAATAATGGACAGGCAAAAGCAAAGACTCCTCTTAAAAAGGAAGAACTTGAACAAATAGCTCgtcaattaaagaaaaagttatCCAAAGCAAGTATAACTGCTAAACaatcattatcaccaaCTAATATCAAAACCTCCACTATAATCTTACCAAAATCATCTCCTCTAAAAAGTTATATTATGAAGAATAATAGTAACGAACAATCTCCCacaaataatatcaataactTATCTTCATCTCCAATTAACTTGTATTCACCAAATGGCAAATCACCTACTCATATAAGGACACCAGCTGCTGCGTTTTTATCATGTTCACCTTTGAAAAATGTAGCCCATGCTGATACTAGTGCTGCTGATGATATGATGCTAGATAGTCCCACcaagagaagaaaaacatCGCCTCGTAAAATGGTATTACGAGAAATCACCCCAGAAAAGCCAAAGACAGAGAGCACACTTAAACCATCATTAGAACTAACCTCTACTCCGACTAAGAAACCAGAATCACAATCACAATCACAATCACAATCACCACCAAAAGACCAAGCAACAACTCCTACTATGGCCAAACGAGAATTATCATCAcaatcatcttcttctcaAAATGCACTTTTAAAGACCCCAAAGCAAAACTCTAATGGGAATGGTTATAATGATGCTGAAGGAGCTGATTTATTGATGTATTTGGCCACTTCTCCATCTCCTGCCAGACCATATCTTTCAAATACACCTAGAGGTATTAATAAACCACTTCCTTCAATACTGCAATCTTCACAACCATCACAAACATCGACAAGTACTGCTAATGCTAGTTCTAGTGctggttctggttctggtgctggtgctggtTCTGGTGCCAATTCTGGTGCTAGTGCTAGTACGTCGTCATCAGCTTCTGCCTTCCTTGccccaccaccaccagtgACGCCGAAAAGAGTTATAAATTCACATTCCACAAGAACTCCACAGAATAGATTAAcaccatttttcaatacttTAAATGCTAATGGGTTACCATCTCAAGGTTTGGCTTTAACCCCTACAAGTTTTAATATGAATGATTATGTGACGTTTTTCACTCCTTCACCAGGAGGTGCATTCAATAAGAATTTGTTAAAGACTCCTGATTTTCATAATTCATTACTGAAAAAGTGA
- a CDS encoding tRNA wybutosine-synthesizing protein, putative (Similar to S. cerevisiae TYW1;~In S. cerevisiae: protein required for the synthesis of wybutosine, a modified guanosine found at the 3'-position adjacent to the anticodon of phenylalanine tRNA which supports reading frame maintenance by stabilizing codon-anticodon interactions), translating to MGFGRILLCACSILYLSTGGRWTVVTLVFVLSILYNKDKHQDEKQLGSSSSAPQPKPKKPSPIYAVDFTSTTSFTSPTTINIPRRVIGSRAKRSPKVFKASKNAIQQQQPVLTKTTVDLAKSQIYIFYTTLTGSSQRIAKSLYEKLSGIEKFESPPKLLSLDDDVDDLEEYFLKTPQDNCIYLMVLPSYETDSPIDYFLEHLIDTYQDFRIDKYPLRKIIGFSVLGLGDSESWNGDKFCYQGKLADKWLGKLGGRRLYPMGQICMKYEGEPKAQEWIQNFASMIVNDSDNDQPFYIDVGSDDIDDSDAEDESVGSDDADTLVDVEDMGDIIRKSGKTSSSSFSSGIETKEMVAKGSPTFKSLTKQGYTIVGSHSGVKICRWTKSALRGRGSCYKFAFYGIKSHLCMETTPSLACSNKCVFCWRHGTNPVAKSNWRWEVDPPEKVMAGALEGHYQKIKQLRGVPGIQMDRFEEAFRVRHCALSLVGEPIFYPHINEFVGMLHQQHISSFLVCNAQHPDALARLAKVTQLYVSIDAPTKQDLKKVDRPLNSDFWERLMSCSDILRTIQSHQRTVFRLTLVKGFNMEDIESYADMVERARPSQIEIKGATFCGSSNGNGNPLTMQNIPFYEECKTFVENLNQELQSRGLDYDIAAEHAHSCCILVADKKFMINGKWHTHIDYPKFFELLESGKEFVDLDYVKETPEWAVWGSEGAGFNPEDTKYDRKAEKLKKKAIRDEQAKKLLDQQKSM from the coding sequence ATGGGGTTTGGACGTATTTTACTTTGTGCATGTTCAATACTATACTTGAGTACAGGTGGAAGATGGACTGTTGTGACACttgtatttgttttgtccattttatataataaagACAAACATCAAGATGAAAAACAACTTGggtcttcttcttctgctCCACAACCAAAACCGAAAAAACCTTCACCTATTTATGCCGTTGATTTTacttcaacaacatcatttACTTCACCAACCACGATAAATATTCCCAGACGAGTTATTGGGTCTCGTGCAAAAAGATCTCCTAAAGTTTTCAAAGCATCAAAAAATGccattcaacaacaacaaccagtATTGACAAAAACTACAGTTGATCTAGCAAAATCTCAAATATACATTTTTTATACCACTTTAACTGGATCATCACAAAGAATAGCTAAATCTttatatgaaaaattatccggtattgaaaaatttgaatctCCACCTAAATTATTAAGtcttgatgatgatgttgatgatttagaagaatattttttgaaaaccCCACAAGATAAttgtatttatttaatggtATTACCATCATATGAAACTGATTCTCctattgattattttttagAACATTTAATCGATACATATCAAGATTTTcgtattgataaatatccTTTAAGGAAAATCATTGGATTTAGTGTTTTAGGTTTAGGTGATTCTGAATCTTGGAATGGTGATAAATTTTGTTATCAAGGGAAATTAGCTGATAAATGGTTAGGTAAATTAGGTGGGAGAAGATTATATCCAATGGGACAAATATGTATGAAATATGAGGGGGAACCTAAAGCTCAAGAATggattcaaaattttgcATCAATGATAGTTAATGATAGTGATAATGACCAACCATTTTATATTGATGTTGGAAGTGATGATATAGATGATAGTGATGCTGAAGATGAATCTGTGGGGAGTGATGATGCTGATACTTTGGTTGATGTGGAAGATATGGGAGATATTATTCGTAAATCGGGGaaaacttcttcttcttctttttcttcaggtatagaaacaaaagaaatggTAGCTAAAGGATCTCCCacattcaaatcattaacaaAGCAAGGATATACAATTGTTGGATCTCATTCAGGAGTTAAAATATGTCGTTGGACTAAAAGTGCTCTTAGAGGTAGAGGGTCATGTTATAAATTTGCCTTTTATGGTATTAAATCCCATTTATGTATGGAAACTACTCCATCATTGGCATGTTCTAATAAATGTGTTTTCTGTTGGAGACATGGTACAAATCCTGTTGCTAAACTGAATTGGAGATGGGAAGTTGATCCTCCAGAAAAAGTCATGGCCGGGGCATTAGAAGgtcattatcaaaaaattaaacaattaagAGGAGTCCCAGGTATTCAAATGGATAGATTTGAAGAAGCCTTTAGGGTTCGTCATTGTGCATTATCTTTAGTTGGtgaaccaattttttatcctcatattaatgaatttgttggaatgttacatcaacaacatatttcttcatttttggTTTGTAATGCTCAACATCCAGATGCTTTAGCAAGATTGGCTAAAGTCACTCAATTATATGTCAGTATTGATGCTCCAACAAaacaagatttgaaaaaagtcGATCGTCCTTTGAATAGTGATTTCTGGGAAAGATTAATGTCATGTTCGGATATATTACGTACTATACAATCACATCAACGTACTGTTTTCAGATTAACATTGGTCAAAGGGTTCAATATGGAAGATATTGAAAGTTATGCTGATATGGTGGAAAGAGCACGACCAtcacaaattgaaatcaaaggGGCCACATTTTGTGGATCTTctaatggtaatggtaatcCTTTAACCATGCAAAATATCCCTTTTTATGAAGAATGTAAAACTTTTGTggaaaatttaaatcaagaattacAATCAAGAGGTTTAGATTATGATATTGCAGCAGAACATGCTCATTCATGTTGTATATTAGTCGctgataaaaaatttatgaTTAATGGTAAATGGCATACTCATATTGATTATCctaaattttttgaattacTTGAAAGTGGTAAAGAATTTGTCGATTTGGATTATGTTAAAGAAACTCCAGAATGGGCGGTTTGGGGATCAGAAGGTGCTGGTTTTAACCCTGAAGATACTAAATATGATAGGAAAgctgaaaaattgaaaaagaaagctaTAAGAGATGAACaagcaaaaaaattacttgatcaacaaaaaagtaTGTAA
- a CDS encoding subunit of SAGA histone acetyltransferase complex, putative (Similar to S. cerevisiae SGF73;~In S. cerevisiae: subunit of SAGA histone acetyltransferase complex; involved in formation of the preinitiation complex assembly at promoters), producing the protein MSTKADQVITLAQVSSLLENPESKKSIVWKEFGNYLDKSVEIEDPNPNPNRNPNPNSDSIIIRSEDPCLNSQSTKYIPDCYPEKSYLSQNIAYKICNSCQRPIGTKSLPLHYTKCVAMKQKRQQEQQENAASLSNNNNNNPQKKKRGRGGGGGNALVDIDASSVDSSRNATPAPNGNGESGSKPGTTRPKKKYKKSQAQKEKEAAAAAAAAAAASAGEKPPKKKKATATSAASAASAAASTVASTAATSTVNSQAPSAPKPKPVAKPKGPVDVEKQCGVALPSGGLCARSLTCKTHSMGAKRAVPGRSAPYDVLLQQYHKRNQANIAKSHAMMLQRRENAAFNDQSESGNNVTKVLNPDEETEYVLAGVSKNNTIPLERKVIMPVRYRHRFLRAREFYANALIISAHHNQSQNQSSNQSQIQQNNEQTLANQAISGSIGGLQGRCALINIDAKPIDVNSPTQTFSAIPGEMYQVRAPSKTIVMTAQHNNMQQQAFQQQLFKFQQQQQQQQQQHQQHQQHQQQQQQQMLWRQRQQQQQQQQQQQQQQQQQQQQQSTTGQLVTNSTEIKKET; encoded by the coding sequence ATGTCAACAAAAGCCGACCAAGTCATAACATTAGCTCAAGTACTGTCATTATTAGAGAATCCAGAATCGAAGAAATCTATAGTTTGGAAAGAGTTTGGTAATTATTTAGATAAAAgtgttgaaattgaagacCCCAATCCCAATCCCAATCGGAACCCCAACCCAAACTCAGACTCAATAATTATCAGATCGGAAGATCCTTGTTTAAATTCGCAATCTACCAAATATATTCCCGATTGTTATCCGGAAAAATCCTATTTATCACAAAATATTGCTTATAAGATTTGTAATTCTTGTCAACGTCCTATTGGAACAAAAAGTTTACCATTGCATTATACAAAGTGTGTAGCcatgaaacaaaaaagacaacaagaacaacaagaaaatgcTGCATCATTATcgaacaataacaataacaatccacaaaagaagaaaagaggTAGAGGAGGTGGAGGAGGGAATGCATtggttgatattgatgCTTCATCAGTAGATAGTTCAAGGAATGCTACTCCAGCACctaatggtaatggtgAAAGTGGTAGTAAACCAGGTACTACCAgaccaaagaaaaaatataaaaaatcaCAAGctcaaaaagaaaaggaagcGGCCGCTGCCGCcgctgctgctgctgctgcttcAGCTGGAGAAAAAccaccaaagaaaaagaaagccACAGCAACGTCAGCAGCATCAGCAGCATCAGCAGCAGCATCAACAGTAGCatcaacagcagcaactaGTACAGTGAATAGTCAAGCTCCACTGGCACCAAAGCCTAAACCAGTGGCAAAACCAAAAGGTCctgttgatgttgaaaaacAATGTGGGGTGGCATTACCTTCTGGTGGACTTTGTGCTCGTTCATTAACTTGTAAGACTCATTCAATGGGGGCAAAACGTGCTGTTCCTGGTAGAAGTGCCCCTTATGATGTATTattacaacaatatcatAAACGAAATCAAGCCAATATAGCCAAAAGTCATGCCATGATGTTACAACGTCGAGAAAATGCTGCATTTAATGATCAACTGGAATCTGGGAATAATGTTACTAAAGTATTGAATCCTGATGAAGAAACTGAATATGTTTTAGCTGGAGTTtctaaaaataatactatTCCATTAGAAAGGAAAGTAATAATGCCAGTTAGATATCGTCATAGATTTCTTCGAGCTCGAGAATTTTATGCTAATGCATTAATTATATCTGCtcatcataatcaatcacaaaatcaatcatcaaatcaatctcaaatacaacaaaataatgaacAAACTTTAGCAAATCAAGCTATATCGGGATCAATTGGTGGATTACAAGGAAGATGTGCTttgattaatattgatGCCAAACCAATTGATGTTAATTCACCTACACAAACATTTAGTGCTATACCTGGTGAAATGTATCAAGTAAGAGCACCATCAAAAACGATTGTTATGACAGCACAACATAATAATATGCAACAACAAGCtttccaacaacaattgtttaaatttcaacaacaacaacaacaacagcagcagcagcatcAGCAACATCAGCAAcatcagcaacaacaacaacaacaaatgttATGGAGACAAAgacaacagcaacagcaacaacaacaacaacaacaacaacagcaacaacaacagcaacagcaacaatcTACTACTGGACAACTTGTTACTAATTCTacagaaattaaaaaagaaacctAG
- a CDS encoding Aurora kinase, putative (Similar to S. cerevisiae IPL1;~In S. cerevisiae: aurora kinase involved in regulating kinetochore-microtubule attachments; helps maintain condensed chromosomes during anaphase and early telophase), whose translation MMLPRNSPHHSESSVAYNNNNNNNNNSSNNNGRSLFERKPLAPINREFKISKPQHIKPNTHSHTFTTPTPKTRNHNNINSNRNHQYRNPNLNTSLVFTPTKKSSSSSSSSSSSSSSSSSSHSSNLLSSSPFIEEPENQQQSNYTRTTSHYRTTSQYKSKSSINKDVLQHPSIFTTKKTPSNKEMSEPTTNPKRRTTTTTTTATVQNSNNNNNNNNKILNPSVPHFSTTTTTTTTTSSSSTSTTTTTSSLYTSPKPQQQQKHQPQQQQQLSLDDFEFGKILGKGKLGRVYCVKHKQSGLIFALKVMSKLEIINLKLEKSLRREIEIQSNLYHINITRLYSWFHDSINIYLLLEYSLEGELYTHLKKFKRFNNIMASYYIYQITQALIFLHQRGIIHRDLKPENIMVSLDNRLKLSDFGWSVQIHPPSNNNNNNNNNNNNNNNNNHNQKKRLTICGTLDYLPPEMIESKSHDFSVDIWALGILCYELLVGKPPFESINRNITYEKIIKLDYKYPNHNHNNHNNNNHNKFNFDLDPDAIDLISKLLVKDPNKRLNLNQVLNHNWIIKNKPNWSKLKQKNYL comes from the coding sequence ATGATGCTTCCACGTAACTCTCCACATCATTCTGAATCATCAGTAGcttacaacaacaacaacaacaacaacaacaacagtagcaacaacaatggtcggtcattatttgaaagaaaaccTTTGGCGCCAATAAATAGagaattcaaaatatcaaaaccACAACATATAAAACCCAATACCCATTCTCATACATTTACTacaccaacaccaaaaaCACGAAATCATAACAACATTAATAGTAATAGGAATCATCAATATAGAAATCCCAATTTGAATACTTCTCTTGTTTTCACCCCAAcgaaaaaatcatcatcatcatcatcatcatcatcttcttcttcttcttcttcttcttcatcacaTTCATcgaatttattatcatcatcaccatttattgaagaaccagaaaatcaacaacaatcaaattataCTAGAACTACATCTCATTATAGAACAACTTCACAATATAaatctaaatcatcaattaataaagatGTATTACAACATCCATCGATATTTACTACCAAAAAAACCCCATCTAATAAGGAAATGTCAgaaccaacaacaaatccCAAACGAAgaaccacaaccacaaccacaacgGCAACTGtccaaaattcaaataataataataataataataataaaattctAAATCCATCAGTTCCTCATTTTtcaactactactactactactactactacttcatcttcttccacctccaccaccaccaccacctcaTCATTATATACATCTCCTAAacctcaacaacaacaaaaacatcaacctcaacaacaacaacaactttcattagatgattttgaatttgggAAAATTTTAGGTAAAGGGAAATTAGGAAGAGTTTATTGTGTTAAACATAAACAACTGGGACTTATATTTGCTCTTAAAGTGATGtcaaaattagaaattataaatttaaaattagaaaaaagTTTACGAcgagaaattgaaattcaatcaaatttatatcATATAAATATTACAAGATTATATTCATGGTTTCATGATTctattaatatttatttattattagaatatAGTCTAGAAGGAGAATTATATActcatttaaaaaaatttaaaagatttaataatataatggcaagttattatatttatcaaattacTCAAgcattaatttttttacatCAAAGAGGAATTATTCATCGTGATTTAAAACCAGAAAATATTATGGTATCATTAGATAATCGATTAAAATTAAGTGATTTTGGTTGGTCAGTACAAATTCATCCCCcttccaataataataacaacaataacaacaacaataataataacaacaataataatcataatcaaaaaaaaagattaacTATATGTGGAACATTAGATTATTTACCTCCAGAAATGATTGAAAGTAAATCTCATGATTTTTCTGTTGATATTTGGGCACTTGGAATATTATGTTATGAATTACTTGTTGGTAAACCACcatttgaatcaattaatcgTAATATTACttatgaaaaaattattaaattagattataaatatcctaatcataatcataataatcataataataataatcataataaatttaattttgatcTTGATCCTGATgctattgatttaatatcaaaattattagttaAAGATCCTAATAAAagattaaatttaaatcaagtattaaatcataattggattattaaaaataaaccaaattggtcaaaattgaaacaaaaaaattatttataa